CTTCAGCTTCGCGCTGTACGTCGCCTCGTCGACCGACAGGTCGCCGTTGCGGATCTCCATCGGGGAGTCGTCGGACACGATCTGCTGGCGGCCCATGGCCAGCCGCAGCCGCGCCTCGACCTCCGCGGGGCCCGCCGTGTCGAGCAGCACGTCGTCGATGCCCCAGTCGGCGGTGACGGCCGCCAGGCCGCCCTCCGTGACGACGAGCACCAGCGGGCAGCCCGGGCCGGTGGAGCGGAGCAGCTGGCAGAGCGAGCGGACCTGCGGGAGGTCGCGCCGGCCGTCGACCAGGATCACGTCGGCGCCCGGGGTGTCCACGAGCGCCGGGCCCTCGGCGGGGGCCACCCGCACGTTGTGCAGCAGCAGGCCGAGGGCGGGGAGCACCTCCGTCGACGGCTGGAGGGCGTTGGTCAGGAGCAGCAGAGAACTCATCGCGCGCCCCCTGTCTCGATCGCCCCGCCTGTCCGGGGCGTCCTGCCTGCCTGGGTCGTCTTCGGTCGTCGTCGGTCGTGCACGGTTGGCTCGCCCATCACGTCGGTTCCTCCTCGGTCCCTGCGAGGCGTTTTCGGCACTGCTTCGTTCTCACTCACTGCTCCCGCGCCCTGAGAGCTTTCGTTCACCTGCTCGTAACAACGGCGGCAAAACACAAAAGGACCCGGGGGCTTCGCTGCCCGGATCCTCTCGCCAAGCAGAATAGCCCAGAAGAGTTCCGAGGCAGAGGGTCGATTTCACATGGTGGATGTTTCCTCGATCACTTATGGCCCTCGGCGCGCCACCCTCACGACGGACGACGGTGTCCGGATCGAGGCGGTTTACGAGCCGTGTACGGCAAGTGTCACCGATTCCGCGCCGACCGCCATCGTGGTCGCCCACGGCTTCACCGGCTCGGTGGACCGTCCGGCGGTGCGCCGCGTCGCCGAGGTCCTGACGCGGGACGCGGCGGTGGTCACGTTCTCCTTCCGCGGCCACGGCCGCTCCGGCGGCCGGTCCACGGTCGGCGACCGGGAGGTCCTCGACCTGGCCGCGGCGGTGCGCTGGGCGCGTGAGCTGGGCCACGAGCGCGTCGTCACGGTCGGCTTCTCGATGGGCGGATCCGTCGTCCTGCGACACGCCGCACTGCACAGGGGGCGCACGGAAGCACACACCGACGCGGTTGCTGCCGTGAGCGCCCCGGCGCGCTGGTACTACCGGGGGACG
This sequence is a window from Streptomyces sp. HUAS YS2. Protein-coding genes within it:
- a CDS encoding winged helix-turn-helix transcriptional regulator, which produces MSSLLLLTNALQPSTEVLPALGLLLHNVRVAPAEGPALVDTPGADVILVDGRRDLPQVRSLCQLLRSTGPGCPLVLVVTEGGLAAVTADWGIDDVLLDTAGPAEVEARLRLAMGRQQIVSDDSPMEIRNGDLSVDEATYSAKLKGRVLDLTFKEFELLKYLAQHPGRVFTRAQLLQEVWGYDYFGGTRTVDVHVRRLRAKLGPEHESLIGTVRNVGYRFVAPEKVERAAEEARAKEGARVKEATRDLTPSEDRDVVEATARPAKR
- a CDS encoding alpha/beta hydrolase family protein; translated protein: MVDVSSITYGPRRATLTTDDGVRIEAVYEPCTASVTDSAPTAIVVAHGFTGSVDRPAVRRVAEVLTRDAAVVTFSFRGHGRSGGRSTVGDREVLDLAAAVRWARELGHERVVTVGFSMGGSVVLRHAALHRGRTEAHTDAVAAVSAPARWYYRGTPPMRRVHWVITRPVGRLVGRYGLGTRIHHEEWDPVPLSPVEAVPLIAPTPLLIVHGDRDPYFPLDHPLMLAEAAERAGRPAELWLERGMGHAENAAAEDLLVRLGDWLTRR